The stretch of DNA TGTGCAGGACACCGGCCGCTTCGGGTTCAGCACGGCCAACAAGCGCCGCCTCGACGCGCTCCACACGCGCTTCCAGCAGCTCGCCGCCGACAACCCGACGCCGTACCGCCGGGCGCAGGCCAAGATCATCACGATCCACCGCCGGACGTGGGGCACAGCCGCGTTCCGCGAGCTAGCGGCGACCGTGGACAACGTCCTCGCCTCACGGGCCGCACCTACGTCGGCCGCGACGGCGACCACGCCGTAGCCGGCCATCGAGGATTATGTCACCGTAGGGGCTTGGTTAATACTGTAGGGGCTTGGTTAATCAAGCCCCTACGCGTTTTCATGCCGAGTGGCATCAATCCGCGATGCGCTCGATCCGGTCGCCGAGGCGGATCGTGCCGCCGCGCTCGACGACGAACAGAGCCCCTCGGTACCGCTGCTGCCGGACGACGGCGAAGGCTTCGGGGCTGGTCCGCTCGCGGAAAACGGAGCACGGGCGGTGCGCACGCTCAGACCGGGCCAGCACCACCTCCTCCCCCACCCGCACCCGGTCGCCCGGTTCGAGGGCGGCGAGGTCGAACCCTTCGGTGATGAGGTTGTCGCCGACGACGATGGGATCGACGCCGAGCACGCGGAGGGTGTCGAGCGCGACGGCCGACACCTCGCGGCCGGGGACGTGCTTGCCGAGGTAGAACGACTTGCGCCCGTGGTCGCCCGCGAAGCCTTTGCCCGGCACCGCCTGGACCGACTCGCGCTCGGCGTGCTCGTGCGGACGCGGGGTCTCGACCAGCATTGCCACGCGACCGGACGGCCCGAGGCGGTGCTCGTCCAGCTCCGCCACCCACGCCTCGACGACCGCGAGGTCCGGGTTCGACGGGACCGGCGCGGGACGCTCCGACACGCGACTGCCAATACCCGATTCGCTCATAGGTCCCACGGCGGATCTTCCTCGACGGCGCGCTGGAGGGCGCGGTCCATCAGCACGTCGTGGAAGGCGCGGACGGTGTCCTCGCCGGGCGTGCGCTGCGTGTAGAGGCCGTCGGCACCGAGGTCCCACGCGAGGCGGTTGTCCCGGAGGCAGAACTTCAGCGTCCGCTTGAGCCGCCCCTGCACCTCCGGGTCCTCGATCGGCACGGCCACCTCGACGCGGTCTTCGAGGTTGCGGCGCTGCCAGTCGGCGCTGGAGAGGAAGTAGCGCGGGGCGCCGTTGTTGCCGAAGTAGTAGATCCGGCTATGCTCCAGGAAGCGGCCGACGACCGAGAGGACGCGGATGTTCTCCGAGAAGCCAGGGAGACCGGGCCGGAGGCGGCTGTGGCCGCGCACGATGAGGTCGATCTTGACGCCGGCCTGCGAGGCGGCGTAGAGTTCGCGGATCATCACCGGGTCGTCGAGCGCGTTCATCTTGCAGATGATGCGCCCGTTGCCGTTCGCCTGCTGGTGCTCGGTCTCGGCGTGGATCATCTCGATGAACGCCGGGCGCATGCGGCGCGGGGCGACGAGGAGCTTCTGGTAGCTCTGCTCGGGTGCGTAGCCGGTGAGGTAGTGGAAGAGGTTGACGAGGTCCGAGCCCACGGCCGGGCTCGCTGTCAGCAGGCCGAGGTCGGTGTAGAACCGGGCCGTGGTCGGGTTGTAGTTGCCGGTCGAGATGTGGCTGTAGGTCCGCAGCCCGCCGGCCTCCTCGCGCACGACGAGCGTCGTCTTGGCGTGCGTCTTGAGCCCGACGAGGCCGTAGGTGACGTGGACGCCCGCCTTCTCCAGGAGCTGCGCCATCTCGATGTTTCGCTCCTCGTCGAAGCGCGCCTTGAGCTCGATCAGGACCGCGACCTGCTTGCCCTCTTCGGCCGCCCGCCGGAGCGCGGCCACGACCGGGGAGTCGCGGCTCGTCCGGTAGAGCGTCAGCTTGATGGCCAGCACCGCCGGGTCCGAGGCCGCCTCCTCGATGAAGCGGAGCGTCGAGGCCGCGAACGACTCGTAGGGGTGGTGCACGAGGAGGTCGCCCTTGCGGATGGAGGCGAACATCGTAGCCTGGTCCTCGCTCTCGCCCTCGTGCCGCA from Bacteroidota bacterium encodes:
- a CDS encoding MOSC domain-containing protein, translated to MSESGIGSRVSERPAPVPSNPDLAVVEAWVAELDEHRLGPSGRVAMLVETPRPHEHAERESVQAVPGKGFAGDHGRKSFYLGKHVPGREVSAVALDTLRVLGVDPIVVGDNLITEGFDLAALEPGDRVRVGEEVVLARSERAHRPCSVFRERTSPEAFAVVRQQRYRGALFVVERGGTIRLGDRIERIAD